One Poecilia reticulata strain Guanapo linkage group LG4, Guppy_female_1.0+MT, whole genome shotgun sequence genomic window carries:
- the LOC103463530 gene encoding 40S ribosomal protein S27-like codes for MSLAKDLLYPSLADERRKHKKKRLVQNPNSYFMDVKCIGCYRISTIFSHAHTVVACPGCSVILCRPRGGKCRLTAGCAFRKKCS; via the exons ATGTCT CTGGCAAAGGACTTGTTGTACCCCAGTCTGGCAGACGAGAGGAGGAAACACAAGAAGAAGAGGCTGGTGCAGAACCCCAACTCCTACTTCATGGATGTCAAATGCATAG GCTGCTACAGGATCTCCACCATCTTCAGCCATGCCCACACAGTGGTGGCCTGCCCCGGCTGCTCTGTGATCCTCTGCAGGCCACGAGGGGGGAAATGCAGACTGACAGCAG GCTGTGCCTTCAGGAAGAAATGTTCCTGA
- the LOC103463528 gene encoding ras-related protein Rab-8A, whose protein sequence is MAKTYDYLFKLLLIGDSGVGKTCVLFRFSEDAFNSTFISTIGIDFKIRTIELDGKKIKLQIWDTAGQERFRTITTAYYRGAMGIMLVYDITNEKSFDNIKNWIRNIEEHASADVERMVLGNKCDVNDKRQVSKDRGEKLALEYGIKFMETSAKANINVENAFLTLARDIKAKMDKKLEGNNPQSSNPGVKISEQPKKSSFFRCTLL, encoded by the exons ATGGCGAAGACTTACGATTACTTGTTTAAACTACTTTTAATCGGTGATTCGGGAGTCGGGAAAACCTGcgtgcttttcagattttcagaagATGCCTTCAACTCAACGTTTATCTCAACTATAG gtATTGACTTCAAAATCAGAACAATAGAATTAGATGGAAAGAAGATCAAACTACAGATATG GGACACAGCGGGGCAAGAGAGGTTCAGGACCATCACAACAGCCTATTACAGAGGAGCCATG GGCATCATGTTAGTGTATGACATTACCAACGAGAAGTCCTTTGACAACATCAAGAACTGGATAAGGAATATAGAAGAG caTGCCTCCGCAGACGTAGAGAGGATGGTCCTGGGGAATAAATGTGATGTCAATGACAAGCGGCAAGTGTCCAaagacagaggagagaaa CTGGCACTGGAGTACGGGATCAAGTTCATGGAAACGAGTGCAAAAGCGAACATCAATGTGGAGAAT gCCTTCCTAACCCTCGCCAGAGATATTAAGGCAAAGATGGACAAGAAACTG GAGGGCAACAACCCTCAGAGCAGCAACCCGGGAGTCAAGATTTCAGAGCAGCCCAAGAAGAGCAGCTTCTTCCGCTGCACGCTTCTGTGA